Within the Glycine soja cultivar W05 chromosome 3, ASM419377v2, whole genome shotgun sequence genome, the region TTGTATGTATCACGGAAAACAATAGTTGCAGTTTACTTGCAGGTGgcacttattttttgtttccacCTTATATGTCACATTCCGTGTGCACATCTCACTTGTTCATTCTATCATCAACCAATAATTTCCAATGTATTTGGGCCAAACCGTGTCTCTGAATGTCTGTTGTCCTCATATATTCCACATGGTCCTGTTGGGAACTACTTAGGCTagtatcacacacacacacatatatataacaaacCCCATGGCTAATAGCATTATAGCTAAGTTCATCAATAGAAATTTAAGCCATTCAAATTTGAATCAACCATGCAAAACACAAGTTACAGTTCACTGTTAGTGGCTGTTATCTTCAGTACCTTCTTTTATGTCTTTTTCCTACAAGGTGTTATCGCTAACACTATGGCAGCTTCTAATTCCTCATCCACAAATGAGGAACAAGAGGCTTTGCTTCAGAGCAAATGGGGAGGTCAAAATATCTCAAATTATTGTAAATGGAATGGTATTGTGTGTAATGAAGCTCAAAGTGTTACAGAGATTTCAACTacgaaatatttttacattcctCCAACAGAAGCTCATATTCAGAATTTCAATGTGACTGCATTCCCTAATTTAATCCATCTAGACCTTAGTCGATTGGGACTCAAAGGAAAAATCCCCACTGAAATAAGCTTTCTTAAAAAGCTTATCTATCTTGATCTATCCTCTAGTTGTCTTCAAGGTGAGTTGCCTAGTTCTCTTTCTAGTCTCACTCAACTCGAGACACTTAATATTTCTAACAATTTTCTTACTGGTGTGATCCCTCCTACTTTGGGTCAATTGAAGAACTTGACCCTACTTTCCCTTGACTCAAACCAATTTGAAGGCCACATTCCAGAAGAACTAGGGAATTTAAGAGGGTTGAAGCAGTTAACTCTTTCAAATAACTCCCTCAATGGCTCAATCCCTTCTACTTTAGAGCACTTGATCCATCTCAAAGTTTTGGATCTTTCTTATAATAAGATTTTTGGTGTTATACCAGAGGGGATATCTGCACTGACACAACTAACAAATGTTCAACTATCTTGGAATCAAATATCTGGTTTCATTCCATCTGGGATTGGACGAATCCCAGGACTTGGAATTTTAGATATTTCCAACAATCAGCTTGAGGGACCTATTCCATATGGTGTTCTGAACCATTGTAGTTATGTGCAGCTAAGCAACAACTCTTTAAATGGAAGCATTCCTCCTCAAATAGGAAATATTTCATATCTAGATCTTAGTTATAATGATCTCACAGGAAACATACCTGAGGGACTCCATTCTGTGCCTTACCTTAATTTGTCTTACAATTCCTTCAATGATTCAGATAACAGTTTTTGTGGTTTTCCAAAAGACTCATTAATTGGTAATAAGGATTTCCAATATTCATGCTCTTCTCAGTCTTCTGGAGCTGACATTTCTTTAGTAATGATAATTGTCTTTTCTACCTTCAATGGAATGGTTGTTTCAATAGTCCTTGTATGTTGGGGCATTCATGCTTTCTGTCCCCCCCATAATGAGTTTGGAAGTgaggaaagaagaaagaatggaGACATGCTTTCAATTTGGAACTATGATGGTAAGATAGCATTTGAAGACATAATTAAGGCCACAGAAGACTTTGATATAAGATATTGCATAGGAACAGGTGCTTATGGGACTGTGTACAAAGCACAGCTTCCCAGTAACAGAATTGTTGCACTGAAAAAGCTTCACAAAGCAGAATCTGAAAATCCATCTTTTTACAAGAGCTTTTGCAATGAGACCAAGATCTTGACAGAAACTCGCCATCGTAACATCATTAGGCTTTATGGCTTTTGTTTGCATAACAAGTGTATGTTTTTGGTGTATGAGTATATGGAAAGGGGAAGCTTATTTTATAACTTGTCTATTGATGTGGAAGCTCAAGAGTTGAATTGGAGCAAGAGGATAAATATTGTAAAAGGGGTAGCCTATGGCTTGGCTCACATGCACCATGATTGTACTCCACCCATTGTTCATCGAGACATAAGCAGTAACAATATTTTGTTGAACTCGGAGTTACAAGCTTTTGTCTCGGACTTCGGCACAGCAAGACTTCTTGATTGCCATTCATCAAATCAAACTCTTCCAGCTGGTACTTATGGATATGTTGCTCCAGgtaaagtttttttcttcttgttatagaaccataaattcaatttctttatagatagtgttttgtattaaaatattGTTGACAACTTACCTAATGTTTTGTTGGTGCATGTAGAATTGGCTTACACCTTGACTGTGACTACAAAATGTGATGTTTATAGCTTTGGAGTGGTGGTTTTGGAAACAATGATGGGTAGACATCCAGCTGAATTGATTTCTTCTTTATCAGAACCATCCATTCAAAACAAGAAGCTGAAAGATATATTGGACTTGCGAATTCCTCTACCATTTTTTCGAAAAGATATGCAAGAAATTGTGCTTATTGTAACATTAGCATTGGCATGCTTGAGCCCCCACCCAAAATCCAGACCATCAATGCAGGAAATAGCTAGTGAGCTTTTAGTTTCCAAGCCACCATTGCTTTGGCATTTTGATGGCATTTCCATCCACCAACTGATgaagcaaaaaatatatataattggtaGAAGCTAGGATAGTTGTGATGATAATTTAAGATGTGATTGTATTCTGTTACATATgaattttacccttttttttcaacttataagaacatttctttcctttttttttttgtttattatcaaAAGTTTAGAGTTGAGGGAAGGTTGTTCCCATTCTAAAGTCAGGAAGACATTAATCTTAACAAGAGTAAGCATTTGATAATAGATTACACATTTACACATCAATGAGGAATACATGATTTGGATTTAAATTATGTAGTTGTCATGAGCAAATAAGCAAAggatattcaattataaattctaaTTAACGAGAAGATGGTTgacttttgtaataattattagtGTTGACTAAAGACACAACACCTAGCTTCTCTCTAAgcattccttaaaaaaaaaaaaaagcttctcTCTAAGTATATGCTCAATCTCTTAAATTTTGGAAGCTTTGTCAAAATGCTAACTAGCTAGTAGTTGCTGTTGGGAATGTGGGTACCACAATCCCTTTGTGTTTTTCTCCCTCCAACCGGAAAATTCCAGTTAACTTCCCTTTATTCCCTTGATCTCTCGAAAAATGAAATTGTGTCTCAATGTTCTTACTCCTTTCATAAGCCACAGGATTTTTTGCTAAATTTATAGATGATTCAATGTAAATCATCAGTTGCATTCGGCTATCACTCTTCAAGTGTAGCTCCTCTAATTGTGCTTCATGCCACAAAGCTTGACAAGCTCCATAAGAGCTTGCAATGAACTATGCTTCATAGGATGAGAGTGAAACCATAACACTGAAGCCCTGCCTAACATAAAAACATATCCTATTGTGCTCTTTCTGTCTGTTTTATCTCCAAACTAATCTCTTTCTGTCTGTTTTATCTCCAaactaatcaaaatcaaatgccCTCTAATTCTGCTTTCTGCATCATCTGAATTATTTGGAAACAATAGACCATAATCAAGTGTGGCCTTTATGTACCTCAGAATTCTATTTGCTGCCACAAGATAAATGGAAATGGGACTATCCATGAATTACTGATCAACCCAACTCCATAGGTAATATACTTAGCATTGTTATTCCCTTAGAGATctaacaacatatttatataatgtaGCATGAATCTCACCATCATTTTTTCAAGCCTCAAATTGTTCTTTACTAGAGTTAAAGCTGGGTTGCagagataaatatttaactttttcaaTATATCAATGACATACTTCCTTTAGTGTAGCAAATTTCCCTTTCTGGTTGTCACAAATTCAATGGCCAAGAAATATGCCAGTATTCCCAGATCATAAATTTCCCTTTACtaaagttataaatatttttttatgataaataatattattccaaTAGAAATTATTCTCAGTCTCTCAATAAGACTTTTTTCTCATATTaaacttgaactttttttttttttgaagaaacatTAAACGTCTACTTTAAAACATAGTTTATAAAAaggctaaaatataattttgctatttcatataatttttttgtttctaaagtctaaaaacttttattttggtctcttcaaatgtttcaaaatgatattttttttgttagtttttacaCTAATGGTGTTAGTAACATTTCTTATAGCTTGCCATTTCTTATTTAAGTTGATCAATTAGcctaataaactaaaaaaatcaactcaataaagaaaaaactttaaaacaacaaaagtatttttttaaaaaaatttaaaagattaaatcaaaataaaaatttcaaacaaggaACCAAACTTATATTTCAACTTAGACTTATCTCACAGTGGCTACACGTCATGAACTTTTTCATACccttaagtaaataaaaaaaaaaaccttcacaacaaaggttgatAATCaagatagaaattaaaatattgttgatGGATAATCCataagtaattttataattaagtgtTGTTCTTTGAGCTTTGAGTCCGGAGTCTGATAATGTTGAAATGTAAATCcaattcaactaattttttatatataaaaaatatttttcatttattttatttattttttaaaaaatactataaaaaaataaaaatcaataaaaaaaaacgtgGTTCCATTCCAGTTCCGATCCATAAACCTTTTTCTCAGTCGCTGCTCCGTCGTCACTGCCAAATTCCAATTCCCGTGTTACTTCGTTCAACCGagctttttctctctctctagaactttcCTTTCTCAAACCCGCACCTCGTCAAACACCGCAATCTCGCTTTCTCCGACGCGATCCGTGTTCAATTTCCCCCCAAAATCAGGTCAAATTCTCTATCGATTCGGAAAATCACCGCAGAATTCGCTCACACAGCTCAGAACCTTTGCATTCTTCGATCAGTTGAGCTCATtttgttgttcttttttttttttttttgtgcaggCACAATGATGGCTGAGGATCTCGGCGTGGAGGCGAAGGAGGCCGCAGTTCGCGAGGTCGCGAAGCTGCTGCCGCTTCCGGAGCTTCTCCAATCGATCTCGTCCATCAAGGCTGATTACATTTCGCGCCAACAGGTTTCAGTTCTATTCGATTTGATTCtgttaatcattttaattttcgtttttctttttttaattataataagacCTATTGCTGTGTGTTTTTGAATTTGCTATTGAATGTCGTGTGATTTTCTAGCTCTGGTTTGAGCTACTTGGAACtcgtctttttttgttttttggctcggtggattttgatttgattgctATAGGTGTTATTGAgttaatcttttgatttttgtttatattgtcTTTTAATTATGGTTGCTGTTGCTGTGTGTGTTCGAATTTGTTATTGAGTGTAGTGTGATTTTCGAGCTCCGTTTTAAGCTACTTGGAACTCTTTTTTGCTCAGTGGGATTTGATTTGATTGCTATAGGTGTGGGTTTCATTGTTTAGGACGTGACAGTTGAGATATTTGCTTGGAAGGGGATTAATGGGTTTTACGATCACCTGTAGTTTGAAATTTAAATCACTTTATGGAATGGATATTTGGACGTGCCTGTACTCTTTGATTGTCAAATGATGCTAATTTTGGGGTGACTGAGAtgcttatttttatatatgaagagggactaaaaaaaacacttttttgaaGTTGAGGGACTAATCAAACAAATTGAAAGTTGGGAGACCAAAAACACATGTGACCCAAATTTGagggaccaaaaatatatttaaggcaATCTTTAGTCTTCAACTGAACACAATGATGTCGTGCGATTTATGTAGCCGAtctcacctagtgggataaggctgtTGTAAATGGTTCTCACTTCTCACGAAGAAAGAAAAGCATATTGGAATGGAAGCAACTTTTTTGAGAAGTAGTGTTTTGCTGTAGATCTAAGTTATATTACATGAGAGAGACTTACTTAATTCTGTGCATGTAATTTAGGGACATCCTTTTTATCCTACAAGATATCCAAATAGTAATACAACAACAATAGCCTTATCCAATTAGGTGAAGTCTACTATATGGATCACATGATTGTAAACAGAATAAATGGCAAACTCTATGGTCATTCAAACCAGCTGTGCAACTGTACATTTATACTTTTATAACTGTTATTCTCTCCTTTCTTAGGATACCTCAGCTGTAGGTGTAACTGTTGTTCTCTTTTTAATTAGGATAAATGTATATCACTGTTGACTAATTTATTGGGTTGAGAATAAGCTTTTCAGCTTGtaattaaatagtttttatgatatttttccaGCTAGAGAACACAGTTTTTGGCCTACACTTTTCTAAGTTTAACAATGACATCATTGGGTTCGGttaaaaaccaaaccaaattcTCAGGGATATCATTCACTGTGAGATCcctttttaataatttcctCCAATGTCCTTCCTAGTCTTTCTTCACCTCTTTTCACTGGGTTAAAAATCAGCAATCTACCCATGGGTGGGTAATACCCCTCTTTGGTGCATTTTACAAGACTTTTTGATAGAACTGGACCCAAACAGAGCAAAGATCGTGTATATTTGGATTAAAATGCTACCAGCAACAAGGGTACAAGCACAGATGAGTTCGAGGTCTCATCACCCTCCACTGTTTTTCTAATCTCCCCTCTCACTTCTCTCTGATTGACCTCTTATAATGTCTAACTACTAACAGTTAGTTATAACTAGCAAAACAGTTAGCTATCCTATCTGTTTTAAGTAACTAACATCAACTAATACCCTTGGCTCTTCTAACATACACTTTTCCCCACCTATcactttttcatctttttattctGCACAATGCTCCTGTATCTCagtgtttttttcttcatctgATACTAATGTGTCTTGGATGTAACAGTTTTTAGAAATCTGAAAGTCATTGATATCTCTGAACTATAAAACCTTTTGGTTTTTCGAAGAATGTCAATATCACTTATAACCAAGATTGGAGGAGTTGGTCTATTGGTTCTTCACGATCCTTTAATGCGTAAATCAGATTTCAAATTTCTCACTTCATCCCCTAATAGAGAATCTTTTCTATTGGATAAGCCAATTCAGAAATCAATTATTCcttttaaagttaaattttttatttggactGCTGTTCTTATCCGGATTAATACCAATGACATGCTCCAAATTTGAAGGCCCCTAACTGCAGTATCTTCTAATTTTTGTGCTATGTGTATATTGAGTTTTGAaattgcttccctttttttttgcacCAGCTGGGTTCCATCTATGGTATACTCTGGTGTGGTGGGTGAAGGATGGGTCTGTCCCAAGGATCTTCAGTGTTTCTTGTGTGTTATTTAGAGGCTTTGGCACCAATAGAGATGCTAAAAGGCTTTGGAGGTTTTCTCAGTTTGTGATAGTTTGGTGTATATGGTTGGAAACAAATTCTAGAATTTTTACTGGTTGAGTTCTACTACATTAGATTTCATTTGGGACAGAGTggttcttctatcttctttgtGGAGTCATGACAAAGGTCTCTTTAAGGGGATGTCTTTGGCAGATATACAGGGAGATTGGCTTGCTGTACTTCATGTTAGtttatgttcttttttcttttggtgtaATTTTTAGCTGTAGAAGATATTTTATTCTCATCCCTTTGTATTTCACCTCTCTTCctcaaaaatattctttttttataaaaaaatgtaggtTGCTTGAAATTACTGGTTTCATTATGTAAATTGCACATAGAAACCCTCTGGGTCCACCACTAGAGAAGAAGAAAGTAGgatgaaatatttttcaaatgtttttggTTTCTTTCCTTCTTGGCTTCTGAGGATGATGGCATGTGTGGAGTAGGTGGTATCACATGGCAAAGAATACCTCATTTCCTTAAATTCATTGGTCATACAATAGTCttacataatataaaaacatgaaaaaaaaatatagaagagctatcaaaatttcaaattgacATTTTTATCACATTCTTAATCAGcaaaagttttaaataaatcCTGGAAAAAGGTCTCTCTGCTTGTGTGGTAAGGCTATGTGCATCTACATTCTCTGTCAATGGTAGATCCAGGAGCTTGAGTCAGTGGGagcaatttatttaaaaaataaaataataataataataataataataataataataataattatcatacatatgaaaataaagacaaatattaaaatcaagTGCAGTGAGATGAAAAGGAAATATGTCCAACTAAATAAAGAGTAAAAGTACCTAGCGAGctttgcaaaaaaagaaaaagtacctAGTGAGCTGAAAAATGAACAAAACGTAAGAAAAAAACctagtaaataaaaaacaaaatttgacaACAACTGAAAAATTGGGAGAAGTgggttcaaattttaaaaatagagggagcaaaaagataaaaaacagtaggtatatatttatattttctcaaAGCCAGGGGTGCATCTGCACCCCCTCAATTATACTTGGGTCCACCACTGCTACCCATACCCCACTAAGTAGGAGCCATGAGCATTGGGCTGACTTTTTCaagatttttcttaaataattgaGATATAAATTCTACttagtttaaaattgatttatatttccaattatgatgatgatgttgtgtgtttttggtcttcattaaatatttaaatacttgTGTACTTTTATGTTGTTTGATACTCATTGATTGAACTAGTGGTGCATTGCCTCAAACTCAGTACCTCTCCTGAGTTAATTATCAGTTTGACTTTTATAACCGTGACCTATGTATAGCGTATTTCCTATATGTAATAATCTTGTTTATAACAACATTTACAATTATTGGATCATGTATGGTGTCTCCATCATTCATTAATGGTGCAGCTATTTTATTCAGAATTTAAGGAGCTACCAATTCTGAGTGCTtatattttgctttatttttcaggCCAATGATGCACAGCTTAGTACGATGGTTGCCGAACaggtaattttttcttttttaattaactaaatatCAACTGTTTAGATGGTGGTTGCATATGAATGGTTTTTATAAATCTATTGTTGCCTCTTCCCCCTTACCAAACCCcactaaacttaaaaaatttacactgaAACTGAAGGATAGGTTATAGTAGTAATATTTCAGGATATTGGCAACAGGGATTTAAGTGAGACCTCAACTGATGCTCTGTCGTTATTTTGTCTAGATTTCCTTGAACTTGCTCTTGATATTGAATTAACTGAGGCACCAAATCTCATATCTTCGTGTGCTTTGTCAAAAATACTTCTGCAGGTTGAGCAGTCACAGGCAGGACTAAAATCACTCTCCTTCTCTGAGAGGACAATAAATCAGCTTCGTGAAAACTTTGTCTCCATTGAGAAGTATGTTAGAAATGAGATGGACTGAAACTGTTATCACCTATTAGAGGGTGGTTGTTTTCTCTTGTGTAAACTTACCATTGATATTTTTTCCCTTTGGACTTACTTTGATTTTCTGATTTCTTGATGCATCAGTTTATGTCAGGAATGCCAAACATTAATTGACAACCATGATCAGATAAAGATACTTAGCAATGCAAGAAATAACCTAAACACAACCTTGAAGGTGCTTTTCCATCCTTGATTAAAAGGCTAATTGTCTAATACTCATTCTACTGCTTCATAGTTAAGAGTTGTTATTTAGAACTTTCTCCCTCCTACTTTTTTGCAGTAGTATTGAGCTTGTTATCTACAACTATTACAAAATGGGTCTTTCACTTTATACCCTGCATAATCATGGTTAAAGTAGAAGATGCAGTTATGTATTGAGGGTATTTCCTTAAATGCTGCCTTCATTGTGTCatacatttataatttagttaatttttcatTGTTAGAATGGGATTGATACAAGCTGCAGATTGTCAGTCATTTTGCCTCATATTGAATAAACATGATTGGAACCTAGTTGTTCACTTGTATTGGTATGTGCAAATCCTGTCTTTATGGTTTTGTCTGATTTCTTGGTCTTCGGATAGGATGTAGAAGGTATGATGTCTATCTCTGATGAGGCAGCAGAGGCTCGGGATTCTTTGAGCGATGACAAAGAAATTGTCAACACTTACGAGGTAAAGCTGGTCTTACGTGTAgtgtaaaatattgtttttatttatttatttattataaaatgtcTTATGTTTGTCCAAATCTCAACTACGTTTCTAactttattttccattttatcTCTATAACTTTTACAAATTTTGCAGAGGTTAACTGCTTTGGATGGAAAACGAAGGTTTGCTTTAGCAGCTGCTGGATCTCACAAGGAAGAGGTTGGAAGGCTAAGGTTTGTGTCTTCTTTAGTGCACTGTCACATTCATTGGCTGGGTGAGCAAGAATCCTGAAGGGGGCTGCCACAGATTTGGGAATGAGAATTTCAATCTGCATAAGCCCCCATCTTTTAGTTATGTAATGACTCACTAATTTTCTTAGTCAGTGGTATATACACGCACCATCCACAATTGTATGATGGTATCAGAGTATATCCTAGATCTATTAATGGGTCATCTACCATATTACCTATGCATCAAGCCCAAAAGTGCTAGGTGTGACGGGTGTATTAGATAAAACCCAAGTCTCACATCGGCTAGAGATAGTCTCAAAATAAAGTATATGAATGGGGAGCAACTCTCACCTTACAAACTGgttttgtaggattgagttaGGCCCATACACaaatcttaagaaaattatCCTATTGGTCATTTCAATCTTTAAATCGATACTTTTAGATCTATCATCCAATTTGTGGCAACCTTCATCAAAGGCTTTGTTAGTGGCTGTTATGAATCTTTGAATTAGTAGTATTGCACTGTTGAGTTTTCTTTTGACAAAGTTGAAATATTTC harbors:
- the LOC114405885 gene encoding probable leucine-rich repeat receptor-like protein kinase At1g35710, translated to MQNTSYSSLLVAVIFSTFFYVFFLQGVIANTMAASNSSSTNEEQEALLQSKWGGQNISNYCKWNGIVCNEAQSVTEISTTKYFYIPPTEAHIQNFNVTAFPNLIHLDLSRLGLKGKIPTEISFLKKLIYLDLSSSCLQGELPSSLSSLTQLETLNISNNFLTGVIPPTLGQLKNLTLLSLDSNQFEGHIPEELGNLRGLKQLTLSNNSLNGSIPSTLEHLIHLKVLDLSYNKIFGVIPEGISALTQLTNVQLSWNQISGFIPSGIGRIPGLGILDISNNQLEGPIPYGVLNHCSYVQLSNNSLNGSIPPQIGNISYLDLSYNDLTGNIPEGLHSVPYLNLSYNSFNDSDNSFCGFPKDSLIGNKDFQYSCSSQSSGADISLVMIIVFSTFNGMVVSIVLVCWGIHAFCPPHNEFGSEERRKNGDMLSIWNYDGKIAFEDIIKATEDFDIRYCIGTGAYGTVYKAQLPSNRIVALKKLHKAESENPSFYKSFCNETKILTETRHRNIIRLYGFCLHNKCMFLVYEYMERGSLFYNLSIDVEAQELNWSKRINIVKGVAYGLAHMHHDCTPPIVHRDISSNNILLNSELQAFVSDFGTARLLDCHSSNQTLPAGTYGYVAPELAYTLTVTTKCDVYSFGVVVLETMMGRHPAELISSLSEPSIQNKKLKDILDLRIPLPFFRKDMQEIVLIVTLALACLSPHPKSRPSMQEIASELLVSKPPLLWHFDGISIHQLMKQKIYIIGRS